The genomic DNA CGCGCCGGACAGTCGCTGTGTCCTAATCAAAGCAGAAAGCCGTGCGGTACAATCTTGCCCGCACGGCTTTACCTGTTGTTCTATTGTGTGATTATGGTTGCTTACCGATATAAGCCAAAATACCGCCATCTACATACAATATATGTCCGTTGACAAAGTTTGAAGCGTCAGAGGCTAAAAATACTACTGGTCCAGCCAAGTCTTCTGGCGTACCCCAACGCGCAGCCGGAGTCTTGGAAATAATGAACCGGTCGAAGGGGTGACGGCTGCCATCGGGCTGTATCTCGCGCAGTGGAGCAGTCTGCTCGGTGGCAATATAACCCGGGCCGATGCCGTTACACTGGATGTTCTGTCCGCCATATTCGGAGCAGATGTTGCGGGTGAGCATTTTGAGTCCACCTTTGGCGGCGGCGTAGGCCGACACAGTCTCGCGGCCTAGTTCACTCATCATCGAGCAAATGTTGATGATCTTGCCGTGCCCCTTTTTAATCATACTAGGAAGGACGGCCTTGGCCACCAAGAACGGGGCGACCAAGTCCACATCTACTACCCGACGAAAATCCTCGACCGACATGTCGGTCATCGGCGTACGCTGGATAATACCGGCGTTGTTGACCAGAATGTCCACACCACCCGCGTCGACCTCAATTTGCGCGATCATCGCCTTGACGGCCGTTTCATCAGTCACGTCGCAAAGATAACCCAATGCATCAATGCCCTGTTCGCGGTAAGCCGCACGGGCTTTCTCCAGCCGGTCTGGGTTGTGGCCGTTAAAGGCGATTCTAGCACCGGCATGCCCCAGCGCACAAGCCATTCCAAAGCCGATGCCATGGGTACCTCCGGTTACCAACGCCACCTTACCCCCAAGAGAAAACTGATTTAAAGTACTCATCGTAAGCCTCCTTATTTAGCGCAACTGGGCGGTAGTAATACCGTCCATGTCATCAAATGCCTGATTCTCGCCGCCCATTGCCCAGATAAAGGTATAATTACTAGTGCCTACGCCCGTGTGAATGCTCCATGAGGGGCTGATGATAGCCTGCTCATTCTGCATAACGATATGACGGGTCTCTTGCCCCTCGCCCATCATGTGAAAAACAACCTGATCCTGTGGTACCTCAAAGTACATATAGATTTCCATGCGGCGTTCATGGGTGTGAGCAGGAATGGTGTTCCATACGCTACCAGAATCCAGTTCTGTCATACCCATCGAGAGCTGGCAGGTTTTAAGCACGTCGGGATGAATAAACTGGTTAATGATACGCTTGTTCGAGGTTTCCGCCGCGCCCAGCGGCTTTTGTGCCGCGTCGGAAAGCTTAATCAGCCGTGTCTCATAGCTGCAGTGGGCCGGGGCAGATACCATGTAGAACTTGGCGGGTGTGTCGGCGCTGTCGCTAGAAAACAGCACTTTCTTTGCACCGCGGGTGATATAGAGGCAGTCCTTATAGTCCATCTCGTACACTTTGCCGTCCACCGTTACCTTACCCGCACCGCCAATGTTGAACATGCCGATTTCACGGCGCTCCAAAAAATAGTGGGTGCCAAAGCAGCCCCAGACATCGATACCCTTGTCAATGGAAACCGACTCCCGCACCGGCATACAGCCCACTGTAACCATGCGGTCCACGTGGCTATACACCGCTGTCACCTGATCAGGAACATAAAGCCCCTCAATTAAGAACTCATTGCGCAGTTCCTCGGTTGTGTAACGCTTGACATCTTTTTGGTTGGCAGAATAGCGAATATCCATTTAAATTACTCCTTTCATCGTTGGCAGTCGCGTGGCTCACCCGATTTTTTATCCTGCTTTTATTTTGTAAAATCTTCGTGGATAAGGGTCAAATATTGTTTGAAAAACTTAACCACACTTTTTTTATTCAAACACATTCGGCGCGCATGACCTTAGAATCATGCGCGCCGCTTTTTATACAATTCTGTTCAGGCTTATCCTAAACACCTATTTGAAATAATGGGGAAACCGCTCTCGAACCGATTTTTCGACCGATCGGTACTGATTGAGGTGCTGCTCCATCTGTCTGCGAGCCGCTACGGGGTCGCGGTTGGCAATAGCTTCGACGATATCTCCATGAGCCTGAACCACGTTGGAGGGCATCACATCCGATAACGTTATATTGCGCACCCGATCAAAATGAATGGCGATATTGCGCATGAGGGTAAAAACCTGTGGCTTTTGAGCAATTTCAAAAAGCATTTTATGAAATTGATCATCCAGCTCTAAAAGTATGCCGTCATTATCGCTGTCGTTTACATAAAACGCCTGAAGCCGCACATTTTCACGCAACCTGTTCAGATCTTCGGGGGTGGCCTTGACACAGTCAAGTTCCACCACGGCAGATTCAAGAACCCGACGCATAAACTGCGATTCTTCGACGAGATTGTAATCAATCAGCGCCACTACACTGCCCTTTTGGGGGTATATCTCCACAATTCTGACTTTCGAGAGTTCAATCAGCGCCTCACGTACCGGCGTTCGAGAAAGACCCATCTCCGCTGCCAGTTCATTTTCGCTGACCATACATCCAGGCTCAAGTTCTAAACGAATAATGTTTTCTTTGAGCGTGCGCAACGCATAATCCCGTCCGGTCTCACGTGGAAGACGCTTTGTTAAATACATCGTTTTCCGCCTCCCATAATTTCTCTTGCAAGTTTACAAGATTAAACGTGTTGCGTCAAGGTCTAGTATACTAGCTTAAAGATATTTTTTAAGCGTTTTTCTCACGGCGCCTGGCCCTTCCAACTGTTCGCGAAGCATACCCTCGATCTTCTCACCCAGACCCAGCGCGACCAAATCGGTGCCAAAGATGACAGGGTTTGAAAGGATGTCATGGAGCTTGCTTCCGAGGCTGTCGGGGTTGCCTAATGTGACGCCCTCTAGCTGTGCTTGAAGCTGGGTGAGCATCGGGTCGCTACTGCACTCCATCGGTGCGCCCTTGTCATCCACCGCCAGCAAATAACGCAGCCATCCCGCAATAGCCAGCGGAATAAATGTCAGGCTTTTGACATCCAGCTCAGGCCGCTGGGCGTATGCCTTAATCGTCTCTCCAAAGCGGATTGAAACCTTTTGGCTCGTGTCGGTCGCAATGCGCTGGGGAGTATCGGGAATAAAGGGGTTGGGCAACCGCTGCTCGACCACCTCATGTATAAACTTCTCAGGCGAGAGAATGACAGGATCGACGACAACGGGCATGCCCTCGTCGTAACCGATGCGCTCCACCAGCGCTTTGAGTTCAGGATCCTTCATCTCGGCAGCGATACTGTCGTACCCCAACAGGCAGCCGTAAACGGCCAGCGCGGTATGCAGTGGGTTTAAACAGGTCGTCACCTTCATGCGCTCAGTGTCGTTAACCGTCTGACGATTGGTCATATAGACACCGGCTTTTTCCAACGGAGGGCGCCCATTGGGGAAGTTGTCCTCCACCACAAGGTACTGTGGTACTTCAGCGTTAACAAACGGCGCAATAAAGGTGTTTTTTGAAGTGACAATGGGGGCCATGTCTTCGATTCCGGCCTTAGCAAGCGCCTCTTCCACCACACTGGCGGGGCGGGGCGTAATTTTATCAATCATCGACCAAGGGAAAGATACCTTGCCCTCATCCTGAACCCAGGCCAAAAAGCCTTGGTCGACAAAGCCGTTCTCATGCCACTTTTCTGCTACTGTCAGCACACTATTGCGCAACTTTTCGCCGTTGTGCGAGCAATTGTCCATGCTGACCACAGCCAAAGGCATTGCACCCGCTTTGTATCGCTCCAGCAGCAGGGCGGTCACCATGCTCATAGCATGCGTACAGTTTTGCGGCCCGTTTTTAAAGTCTGCTGCCACAAAGGGGAAAAATTCGCCTTGAAGATTGCTCAGGGCATAACCCTTTTCAGTAATTGTAAAGCTGACTATCTGAAGCGACGGCGCTATAAACGCACTTTTAAGCTGTGCCATATCCTCGGGGTAAGCACCACCCGCACGCAAACCTTTGGCAACGGAAGCAACGATGCTTTTCTCCATGCTGCCATCCGGTTTTAAGCTCACCATCAGGGTCATAGCATCAAAAGGATTGTAAATTTTATCAATAATATCATAGTCAAAGGTGTCAGCTGCGAGAATGCCCGCTTTGCAAAGCCCCTGCTCAAGCAGCGATTGTTGTAGCCTTGCAATAAATCCGCGGAAGATATTGCCCGCACCAAAATGTACCCAGACTGGCTCTTTCTCAGTGGATTCGACCATTTTCTCCCAATCAAAATTTGGCAGCGCGACTTCAGCTGCCTGCCACTGGGCGCGATCTTGTATCCCCTTGTAACTGAGTTTCATGCTATACCCTCCTTATTTGTTGGACATCTTATCAATGGCCTCCCACAGGCCATTGAGATAGGTAATGCCGAGGGCGCGGTCATACAGGCCATAGCCAGGTCGGCCGGTTTCGTCCCAGATCATGCGGCCGTGGTCGGGGCGTACATAAGTATCGGGGCAAGTATCATAAATAGCTTTCATAATTGCAAACATATCCAGGTCACCGTCAGAGGAAAGGTGGCTGGCCTCACGGAAGTGATGGTGCCCGAGATATTTGACGTTGCGCACATGCATACAGCCGATGCGACCCATCTCGCCGAAATGACGAATAACAGCAGGAATGTCGTTTTCGGGATTGGAGCCAAGTGAGCCGGTACACAGGCACACGGTGTTGCTGGGCGAATCATGTAACGCGACGATCTTATCAAAGTCTGCCTGACTGTGGGCGATGCGGGGCAGTCCGAAAATTGGCCAGGCCGGGTCATCGGGATGACAGGCCATGACAACGCCACATTCCTCGCAGGTTGGAATGATGCCGTCGAGGAAGTACTTATAGTTCTCCCGCAGCATATCCTGCGTAATGCCTTCGTAGCGCTTGAGCGTCGTTTCCAGCTCCGCCAGACGTTCGGGCTCCCAACCGGGCAGCGTAAAGCCGTTGCTGTTGGCAGCGGTACGGCGAACAATCTCAAGCGGGGTCATATTGCCCAGCTCGCGCTCGTCGAAGTACAGGCTATTGGAACCATCCTGCTCAATGGGTCGTGCAAGGTCGGTGCGCAACCAGTCGAAGACTGGCATAAAGTTATACACAATAACCTTGACGCCATATTTTGCCAGATTGCGAATGGAGGTGCAGTAGTTTTCAATATACTTATCACGGGTTGGCAGACCCATCTTGATATCTTCATGGACATTGACACTTTCAATGACCTCGCATTCTAAACCGGCGGCATGCACCTCGTCGACGTAAGCCTTGATCTCTTCTTCGGTCCAGACCTCACCGGCGGCCTTATAGTCCAGTACACCCATCAAACCGGATGTGCCGGGAATCTGCTTTATCTGGCTTAAAGTAATGCGGTCACTTTTGGAACCAAACCAGCGAAATGTCATCTTCATAAATCTTCCTCCTTAAAATCACTTAAACAGGTCGGGCTGAAACATGCTGATCAATAAAATAGAGGTAGCCGGCGACAGGGCAGAAATCACCGCAGAATGGGACGCTGCGGGCAAAATAATCGGGGCCGTATCCATAATACAGCCCTAAATCAGATTGATACGCAACGACGCTGAAGATAGCGTTTACGGTCATCTACGCAACCGATAGTCAGCGCATCAATTACAATCGCCCAAAATCTGTCAAACGCCTTTCAGTTCAGACCCTTGTGCAGGCTTCGATAAGTTTAAATGTATCACATTAGTTAAAATTTGTCTACTAGTATACTAGTTAAAAAGGTTGCTAGTTTTTTGTTTAAAACGCTATTTCAGCTTCTTAACCCTTGCTTAATTTATTTTTAATTGTACAATGGTAGTGTTTATAGGCGTAATTTCAGGAAAAAATTTGTTGTTTTACGCAAATAGTTATGAACATAGAAAAGATATCCCAAAAGAGAGGTCGCCCCTATGAAAAAAGCCGCCTTTACGGTACCTGTTAAAGTAGACGGAAACATTTTTAAAGACTTTGCCTTGTTCGACACCTTCCGTCTCCAACGTCGTTGGAAATCCCCTGCCGTATTTGTAGGCATCATGCTTTTATTGTCGCCCATTGCATTCTCCCAAGTGGGTAAAGTCGAGTACGCCGGATTATTAGGTGGTGTGCTGCTGGGCATTGGGGCACTGCTTCCGGCCGTTTATTTCTTAAGTTTTTTCTTATCGGTACGCACCCAAATTAGAAAGCTCGGGTTGGCAACGCCCCGGCATGTCTATACGTTGCAGTTTAACAAAAACGATGGTGTAGAGGCTTCTGCCGACAAGGAACAGATCACCTACCGCTGGGATGAGTTGTTTGCCGTCTACCGCACAAACCACAGTATCTATCTGTATGTCGCGCCACGTAAAGCCTATCTGTTGCCCAATGAACAGATTGAGCATGGCGCAGATGCCCTTTGGTCGCTTATGTTATCTGCCATGACCGTAGCAAAGGTACACGACTACAGGAACGATCGATAATGCCTAACCCATTCCCATAATCATGAATTTTTAGATACTTTGATGCAAAGTGTACAAAATTATCGCATTAAATTTTATTGCATTTCATCTTGAATTCTAGTATACAAGTTATATAATAAAAGTAATTGCTTATAAACCCGTGACGAATGTTTTATGGTTTTAAATAGTAGGAGGTATTCGTTATGAATGGAATTCTTGAACGCGTGTCCAATATCGGAATTATTCCGGTCATTGCCATTGAGGACGCAGCGAAGGCCGTTCCCCTTGCCAAAGCGTTGGTGGCTGGTGGTCTGCCCGCGGCAGAGGTCACCTTCCGCACCGCTGCCGCTGAGGAGGCCATGCGCGCCATTGTCAAAGAGGTGCCCGAAATGCTGGTGGGCGCCGGAACCGTGCTGACACCGGAACAGGCCGATCGTGCGCTAGACGCTGGAGCCAAGTTTATTGTTACACCTGGTTTTAACCCTGAAATGGTCAAATATGTCCTCTCAAAAGGCGGACTGATCATGCCCGGCACCGCTACACCCGGTGAAATGGAGCAAGCCATGAGCCTTGGTCTCTCGGCGGTCAAATTTTTCCCAGCCGAACAAAACGGCGGTATTGCCACCCTAAAGGCGGTCGCCGGTCCATACAAAAACTTAAAATGGATGCCCACCGGTGGTGTCAACACCAAAAACCTGATGGATTACCTGTCGTTTAACCAAATTCTGGCCTGCGGCGGTACCTGGATGGTGAAAAAAGAGCTGATAGAAGCCGAAAACTGGGACGAAATCACCCGCATCTCCCGCGAGGCCGTCAAGACCATGTTGGGCTTTTCACTGGGCCATGTCGGTATCAACTGCGCAGACGAAGAAGCAGCGCAAAAAACTGCCAAAACACTATGCGCCCTCTTTGGTTTTGAATATAAGCCGGGCAATAGCTCCGATTTTGCAGGCACCGCAGTCGAGTGCATGAAGCGCCCCTTCCTCGGCACCCATGGGCATATCGCCATCGCAACTAACTCGGTGGCTCGTGCCATGTTCCATCTGAGTCTTCAGGGCGTTACTTTCGACGAATCCACGCTTAAAACCGACGCTAAGGGCAACCCCAAGGCGATTTATATCAAGGACGAAATCGGCGGCTTCGCCGTTCACCTTGTACAGAAATAAGGAGGAACTACCATGAGTAAACGTATTGTCACTTTCGGCGAAATTATGCTGCGCTTAGCCCCTAACGGCTATTACCGCTTTTTCCAGAACGACCAGTTTCAGGCCACCTTTGGCGGCGGCGAAGCGAACGTGGCCGTTTCTTTGGCTAACTACGGCATGGATGCCGCTTTTGTCACCAAGCTGCCTGCTCACGCCATTGGCCAGGGCGCTGTGAATGCCCTGCGCGGGTTGGGGGTTGACACCACCAAGATTGCGCGCGGCGGAGAAAGAGTTGGTATTTACTTCTTAGAGAAAGGCGCATCTCAGCGGGGCAGCGTGTGCATCTATGACCGCGCACATTCCGCCATTCAGGAGGCGCAACCCTCAGACTTTGATTGGGACGCCATTTTCGAAGGAGCAGACTGGTTCCATTTCACCGGAATCACTCCTGCTCTGGGCGAGAATCTTGTCCAGATTTGCCTGGAGGCCTGTAAGGCTGCCAGAGCAAAGGGCATCACCGTCTCCTGCGACTTAAACTACCGCGGTAAGCTGTGGACCCGCGCACAGGCGCGCGAAGCCATGACTATGCTCTGTGAGTATGTCGATGTTTGCATCTCCAATGAAGAGGACGCCAAGGACGTATTTGGCATTGAAGCCGTGGGTAGCGATATCACCGGCGGCAAGCTCAATAAAGAGGGCTACAAATCGGTGGCAAAGCAACTGGTCGACAAATTTGGCTTTAAAAAGGTCGCCATCACACTACGCACCTCCATCTCCGCTAGCGATAATGACTGGGCAGGCATGCTCTATGACGGGCAGAACTGCTATTTCTCGAAGGAATACAACTTGCGCATTGTCGACCGTGTTGGCGGCGGCGATTCATTTGGGGGCGGTCTGATTTACTCGCTGCTCAACGGCAAGGACGCGCAAAGCGCCATCGAGTTTGCTGTGGCGGCTTCCGCCCTGAAGCACTCTGTGGAAGGCGACTTCAACCGCGTCACAGTCGCCG from Oscillospiraceae bacterium MB24-C1 includes the following:
- a CDS encoding YcxB family protein; translated protein: MKKAAFTVPVKVDGNIFKDFALFDTFRLQRRWKSPAVFVGIMLLLSPIAFSQVGKVEYAGLLGGVLLGIGALLPAVYFLSFFLSVRTQIRKLGLATPRHVYTLQFNKNDGVEASADKEQITYRWDELFAVYRTNHSIYLYVAPRKAYLLPNEQIEHGADALWSLMLSAMTVAKVHDYRNDR
- a CDS encoding gluconate 5-dehydrogenase, producing MSTLNQFSLGGKVALVTGGTHGIGFGMACALGHAGARIAFNGHNPDRLEKARAAYREQGIDALGYLCDVTDETAVKAMIAQIEVDAGGVDILVNNAGIIQRTPMTDMSVEDFRRVVDVDLVAPFLVAKAVLPSMIKKGHGKIINICSMMSELGRETVSAYAAAKGGLKMLTRNICSEYGGQNIQCNGIGPGYIATEQTAPLREIQPDGSRHPFDRFIISKTPAARWGTPEDLAGPVVFLASDASNFVNGHILYVDGGILAYIGKQP
- a CDS encoding sugar kinase; protein product: MSKRIVTFGEIMLRLAPNGYYRFFQNDQFQATFGGGEANVAVSLANYGMDAAFVTKLPAHAIGQGAVNALRGLGVDTTKIARGGERVGIYFLEKGASQRGSVCIYDRAHSAIQEAQPSDFDWDAIFEGADWFHFTGITPALGENLVQICLEACKAARAKGITVSCDLNYRGKLWTRAQAREAMTMLCEYVDVCISNEEDAKDVFGIEAVGSDITGGKLNKEGYKSVAKQLVDKFGFKKVAITLRTSISASDNDWAGMLYDGQNCYFSKEYNLRIVDRVGGGDSFGGGLIYSLLNGKDAQSAIEFAVAASALKHSVEGDFNRVTVAEVEKLAGGDASGRVQR
- a CDS encoding mannitol dehydrogenase family protein, giving the protein MKLSYKGIQDRAQWQAAEVALPNFDWEKMVESTEKEPVWVHFGAGNIFRGFIARLQQSLLEQGLCKAGILAADTFDYDIIDKIYNPFDAMTLMVSLKPDGSMEKSIVASVAKGLRAGGAYPEDMAQLKSAFIAPSLQIVSFTITEKGYALSNLQGEFFPFVAADFKNGPQNCTHAMSMVTALLLERYKAGAMPLAVVSMDNCSHNGEKLRNSVLTVAEKWHENGFVDQGFLAWVQDEGKVSFPWSMIDKITPRPASVVEEALAKAGIEDMAPIVTSKNTFIAPFVNAEVPQYLVVEDNFPNGRPPLEKAGVYMTNRQTVNDTERMKVTTCLNPLHTALAVYGCLLGYDSIAAEMKDPELKALVERIGYDEGMPVVVDPVILSPEKFIHEVVEQRLPNPFIPDTPQRIATDTSQKVSIRFGETIKAYAQRPELDVKSLTFIPLAIAGWLRYLLAVDDKGAPMECSSDPMLTQLQAQLEGVTLGNPDSLGSKLHDILSNPVIFGTDLVALGLGEKIEGMLREQLEGPGAVRKTLKKYL
- the eda gene encoding bifunctional 4-hydroxy-2-oxoglutarate aldolase/2-dehydro-3-deoxy-phosphogluconate aldolase; the encoded protein is MNGILERVSNIGIIPVIAIEDAAKAVPLAKALVAGGLPAAEVTFRTAAAEEAMRAIVKEVPEMLVGAGTVLTPEQADRALDAGAKFIVTPGFNPEMVKYVLSKGGLIMPGTATPGEMEQAMSLGLSAVKFFPAEQNGGIATLKAVAGPYKNLKWMPTGGVNTKNLMDYLSFNQILACGGTWMVKKELIEAENWDEITRISREAVKTMLGFSLGHVGINCADEEAAQKTAKTLCALFGFEYKPGNSSDFAGTAVECMKRPFLGTHGHIAIATNSVARAMFHLSLQGVTFDESTLKTDAKGNPKAIYIKDEIGGFAVHLVQK
- the uxuA gene encoding mannonate dehydratase, which encodes MKMTFRWFGSKSDRITLSQIKQIPGTSGLMGVLDYKAAGEVWTEEEIKAYVDEVHAAGLECEVIESVNVHEDIKMGLPTRDKYIENYCTSIRNLAKYGVKVIVYNFMPVFDWLRTDLARPIEQDGSNSLYFDERELGNMTPLEIVRRTAANSNGFTLPGWEPERLAELETTLKRYEGITQDMLRENYKYFLDGIIPTCEECGVVMACHPDDPAWPIFGLPRIAHSQADFDKIVALHDSPSNTVCLCTGSLGSNPENDIPAVIRHFGEMGRIGCMHVRNVKYLGHHHFREASHLSSDGDLDMFAIMKAIYDTCPDTYVRPDHGRMIWDETGRPGYGLYDRALGITYLNGLWEAIDKMSNK
- a CDS encoding GntR family transcriptional regulator, which encodes MYLTKRLPRETGRDYALRTLKENIIRLELEPGCMVSENELAAEMGLSRTPVREALIELSKVRIVEIYPQKGSVVALIDYNLVEESQFMRRVLESAVVELDCVKATPEDLNRLRENVRLQAFYVNDSDNDGILLELDDQFHKMLFEIAQKPQVFTLMRNIAIHFDRVRNITLSDVMPSNVVQAHGDIVEAIANRDPVAARRQMEQHLNQYRSVEKSVRERFPHYFK
- the kduI gene encoding 5-dehydro-4-deoxy-D-glucuronate isomerase — translated: MDIRYSANQKDVKRYTTEELRNEFLIEGLYVPDQVTAVYSHVDRMVTVGCMPVRESVSIDKGIDVWGCFGTHYFLERREIGMFNIGGAGKVTVDGKVYEMDYKDCLYITRGAKKVLFSSDSADTPAKFYMVSAPAHCSYETRLIKLSDAAQKPLGAAETSNKRIINQFIHPDVLKTCQLSMGMTELDSGSVWNTIPAHTHERRMEIYMYFEVPQDQVVFHMMGEGQETRHIVMQNEQAIISPSWSIHTGVGTSNYTFIWAMGGENQAFDDMDGITTAQLR